A genomic window from Brassica oleracea var. oleracea cultivar TO1000 chromosome C8, BOL, whole genome shotgun sequence includes:
- the LOC106307704 gene encoding NADP-dependent D-sorbitol-6-phosphate dehydrogenase-like, with product MEITLNSGYKMPIVGLGVWRMEKEGIRDLVINSIKIGYRHLDCAADYKNEAEVGEALTEAFKEGLVKREDLFVTTKLWNSDHGHVIEACKDSLKKLQLDYLDLYLVHFPVATRHTGVGTTDSALGDDGVLDIDTTISLETTWHDMEKLVSMGLVRSIGISNYDVFLTRDCLAYSKIKPAVNQIETHPYFQRDSLVKFCQKHGICVTAHTPLGGATANAEWFGTVSCLDDPALKEVAEKYKKTVAQVVLRWGIQRNTVVIPKTSKPERLEENFKVFDFELAKEDMEVIKSMDRKYRTNQPAKFWGIDLYA from the exons ATGGAGATAACCCTGAACAGTGGATACAAGATGCCGATCGTCGGCTTAGGAGTGTGGAGAATGGAGAAGGAAGGGATTCGAGACCTCGTCATCAACTCCATCAAGATCGGCTACCGCCACCTCGACTGTGCTG CTGATTATAAGAACGAAGCTGAAGTTGGTGAGGCTCTCACTGAAGCATTCAAGGAAGGTCTAGTCAAGAGAGAGGATCTCTTCGTTACAACCAAG CTATGGAACTCAGACCATGGCCATGTTATTGAGGCTTGCAAGGACAGTCTCAAGAAACTTCAACTTGATTATCTTGACCTTTACCTCGTTCATTTCCCCGTTGCAACTAGGCACACTG GAGTTGGAACCACTGACAGTGCTCTGGGCGATGATGGAGTGTTGGACATAGATACCACCATTTCTCTTGAAACCACATGGCATGACATGGAAAAGCTTGTTTCTATGGGTCTGGTCCGCAGCATCGGAATCAG TAACTATGACGTGTTTCTAACGAGAGATTGCTTGGCTTACTCCAAGATCAAGCCTGCAGTGAATCAGATAGAGACCCATCCTTACTTCCAACGCGACTCTCTTGTGAAATTCTGCCAAAAGCATGGTATCTGTGTCACAGCTCATACTCCTCTCGGAGGTGCCACGGCTAATGCAGAGTGGTTTGGTACCGTGTCATGTCTCGATGACCCAGCTCTCAAA GAAGTGGCGGAGAAGTACAAAAAGACAGTGGCACAGGTGGTGCTGAGGTGGGGGATACAGAGGAACACAGTGGTGATACCAAAGACATCGAAGCCTGAGAGGCTGGAAGAGAATTTTAAGGTTTTCGACTTCGAACTGGCTAAAGAGGACATGGAGGTGATCAAGAGCATGGACAGAAAGTACCGTACGAACCAACCGGCCAAGTTTTGGGGGATTGATCTCTACGCTTGA